Proteins encoded by one window of Streptomyces sp. ALI-76-A:
- a CDS encoding serine hydrolase domain-containing protein, translating into MKATVKTSRARLVTAAVLAAAVASTAPVSGATAPPRPASAATTDGSDGSDGRVTSRQLQREAARVLEEGGFVGVTVRVRDGGRTVHARAGEAEPHTGRPVPRGAEFRMGSVTKAFVATVVLQLVAEARLSLDDTVERWLPGVVSGNGNDGSRVTIRNLLQHTSGIHNYGPEDDTGNTAADFERTRFDHWDPEQLVAGAMRHRPDFPPARADDPEPDWNYSNPGYLLAGMIIEKATGRPWAEEVRDRVVRPLGLTGTYAPGDDPYLKAPHAHTHHLFPGSATWTDTTVRNMSRADASAALVGTERDLDRFFTALLGGRLLPPAQLAEMRGTVPVSEDYDMGFPGLRYGLGLMQQPLTCGDDTWGHGGDLEGFTVRTGFTADARRSVVVVATGTGGGLEQLLAAERAVRGLVDRALCSDIR; encoded by the coding sequence ATGAAGGCAACAGTGAAGACCTCGCGGGCCCGGCTTGTCACCGCCGCTGTGCTCGCTGCCGCCGTCGCGTCCACGGCCCCGGTGTCCGGTGCCACGGCCCCTCCCCGCCCGGCGTCCGCAGCCACCACGGACGGCTCGGACGGCTCTGACGGCCGGGTCACCTCGCGCCAGCTCCAACGGGAGGCGGCCCGCGTCCTTGAGGAGGGCGGGTTCGTCGGGGTCACGGTGCGGGTGCGCGACGGGGGCCGTACGGTACACGCCCGAGCGGGCGAGGCCGAACCGCACACCGGTCGTCCTGTGCCGCGCGGGGCGGAGTTCAGGATGGGCAGCGTCACCAAGGCGTTCGTGGCCACCGTGGTGCTGCAACTGGTCGCCGAGGCCCGCCTGTCCCTGGACGACACGGTCGAGCGCTGGCTGCCGGGTGTGGTGAGCGGCAACGGCAACGACGGCAGCCGCGTCACCATCAGGAACCTGCTCCAGCACACCAGTGGCATCCACAACTACGGTCCCGAGGACGACACCGGGAACACCGCGGCCGACTTCGAGCGGACGCGGTTCGATCACTGGGACCCCGAGCAACTGGTCGCCGGCGCGATGCGCCACCGGCCGGACTTCCCGCCCGCACGGGCCGATGATCCCGAACCCGACTGGAACTACTCCAACCCCGGCTACCTCCTCGCCGGGATGATCATCGAGAAGGCCACCGGGCGGCCCTGGGCCGAGGAGGTGCGCGACCGCGTCGTCCGCCCGCTCGGCCTGACCGGGACCTACGCGCCCGGCGACGATCCGTACCTGAAGGCGCCGCACGCGCACACCCACCATCTGTTCCCCGGCTCGGCCACCTGGACGGACACCACGGTCAGGAACATGTCCCGGGCGGACGCGAGCGCTGCCCTCGTCGGCACCGAACGCGACCTGGACCGCTTCTTCACCGCCCTGCTGGGCGGGCGGCTGCTGCCTCCCGCCCAGCTCGCGGAGATGCGCGGGACCGTGCCCGTCAGCGAGGACTACGACATGGGGTTCCCCGGCCTGCGGTACGGCCTGGGACTGATGCAGCAGCCGCTGACCTGCGGCGACGACACCTGGGGCCACGGAGGGGACCTGGAGGGGTTCACCGTGCGCACCGGTTTCACCGCGGACGCGCGCCGCTCGGTCGTCGTCGTCGCCACCGGCACCGGCGGCGGCCTCGAACAGCTTCTCGCGGCCGAGCGCGCCGTCCGCGGACTCGTGGACCGCGCCCTGTGCTCCGACATCAGGTGA